From Medicago truncatula cultivar Jemalong A17 chromosome 7, MtrunA17r5.0-ANR, whole genome shotgun sequence, a single genomic window includes:
- the LOC11438477 gene encoding F-box/kelch-repeat protein At3g23880 yields the protein MNSHQVESRAGVLYNDLIEEILSFLDVKSLTRFKCVSKSWKTLISDPTFIKLHLKRSARNTHLTLIYDDVKMVCFPLHRLIQNTSITLADNPYFHEPCFLDSPFFQEPDFPLYRRLEVVGSCNGLLCLYGYVTNSNYEEIFLYLWNPATKTLSNKIVFLHDEFHLRKCGRDKMINTRSLYTLWRFWFGYDDSINDYKIVAYYEKINEVRVFNLGDNVWRHIQSFPVAPFMDISTCPHTHLGINAGVYVSGTVNWLAIRNACPCNFELKSITIDQFVIISLDLRTETYNQFLLPLGFDEVTSVEPTLSFLMDSLCFSHDFHGTHFIIWQMKEFGVDKSWTQFLKISYLSLPIDYDENNGSSLQYPCPLSFFPLCLSENGDTLILAFDAANSAILYNLRDNRGEEIRIRNLVRWFCAKNYVESLVSTS from the coding sequence ATGAATTCCCATCAAGTTGAGTCACGGGCTGGAGTCCTCTACAATGACCTTATCGAAGAAATCCTATCATTCCTTGACGTGAAGTCTCTTACGCGATTCAAGTGCGTCTCCAAGTCATGGAAGACTCTCATATCTGACCCTACTTTCATCAAACTCCACCTTAAGCGATCTGCAAGAAACACACACCTTACATTAATTTATGATGATGTTAAGATGGTATGTTTCCCCTTGCATCGCTTGATCCAAAACACCTCCATCACCCTCGCCGATAACCCTTACTTTCATGAACCTTGCTTCCTCGACAGCCCTTTCTTCCAAGAACCTGACTTCCCCCTATACAGACGCCTCGAAGTAGTTGGTTCCTGCAATGGACTGCTCTGCTTGTATGGTTACGTTACCAACTCTAATTATGAAGagatttttctatatttatggAACCCAGCAACCAAGACATTATCTAACAAAATAGTGTTTCTTCACGACGAGTTTCACCTTCGTAAGTGTGGTCGTGATAAGATGATAAACACACGGTCACTCTATACACTTTGGCGGTTTTGGTTTGGTTATGATGATTCAATTAACGATTATAAGATTGTGGCGTACTATGAAAAGATCAACGAGGTGAGAGTTTTCAATTTAGGCGATAATGTTTGGAGACATATTCAAAGTTTTCCTGTGGCTCCTTTTATGGATATTTCCACTTGTCCCCATACTCATCTGGGTATTAATGCTGGCGTGTATGTGAGTGGCACTGTTAACTGGTTGGCCATTCGAAACGCGTGTCCATGTAATTTTGAATTGAAATCTATTACTATTGACCAATTCGTGATCATCTCCCTTGATTTGAGGACGGAGACATACAATCAATTTCTACTCCCTCTTGGTTTTGATGAAGTGACGTCTGTTGAGCCCACCCTATCTTTCTTGATGGACTCCCTATGTTTTTCTCATGATTTTCATGGGACCCATTTTATCATATGGCAGATGAAGGAATTTGGAGTTGACAAGTCCTGGACTCAGTTCCTTAAAATTAGTTACCTAAGTCTTCCTATTGATTACGATGAAAATAATGGAAGCTCCCTGCAGTATCCTTGTCCGTTGTCCTTCTTCCCGTTATGTCTTTCTGAGAATGGTGATACACTAATATTGGCATTTGATGCAGCCAACTCGGCCATTCTCTATAACTTGAGAGATAATAGAGGAGAGGAAATTAGAATTAGAAATCTAGTACGGTGGTTTTGTGCCAAAAATTATGTTGAAAGCTTGGTTTCGACTAGTTGA
- the LOC11426981 gene encoding F-box/kelch-repeat protein At3g23880 — MINTRSLYTLWRFWFGYDDSINDYKIVAYYEKINEVRVFNLGDNVWRHIQSFPVAPFMDISTSPHTHLGINAGVYVSGTVNWLAIRNACPCNFELKSITIDQFVIISLDLRTETYNQFLLPLGFDEVTSVEPTLSFLMDSLCFSHDFHGTHFIIWQMKEFGVDKSWTQFLKISYLTLPIDYDENNGSSLQYPCPLSFFPLCLSENGDTLILAFDAANSAILYNLRDNRGEEIRIRNLVRWFCAKNYVESLVSTSGK; from the coding sequence ATGATAAACACACGGTCACTCTATACACTTTGGCGGTTTTGGTTTGGTTATGATGATTCAATTAACGATTATAAGATTGTGGCGTACTATGAAAAGATCAACGAGGTGAGAGTTTTCAATTTAGGCGATAATGTTTGGAGACATATTCAAAGTTTTCCTGTGGCTCCTTTTATGGATATTTCCACTAGTCCCCATACTCATCTGGGTATTAATGCTGGCGTGTATGTGAGTGGCACTGTTAATTGGTTGGCCATTCGAAACGCGTGCCCATGTAATTTTGAATTGAAATCTATTACTATTGACCAATTTGTGATCATCTCCCTTGATTTGAGGACGGAGACATACAATCAATTTCTACTCCCTCTTGGTTTTGATGAAGTGACGTCTGTTGAGCCCACTCTATCTTTCTTGATGGACTCCCTATGTTTTTCTCATGATTTTCATGGGACCCATTTTATCATATGGCAGATGAAGGAATTTGGAGTTGACAAGTCCTGGACTCAGTTCCTTAAAATTAGTTACCTAACTCTTCCTATTGATTACGATGAAAATAATGGAAGCTCCCTGCAGTATCCTTGTCCGCTGTCCTTCTTCCCGTTATGTCTTTCTGAGAATGGTGATACACTAATATTGGCATTTGATGCAGCCAACTCGGCCATTCTCTATAACTTGAGAGATAATAGAGGAGAGGAAATTAGAATTAGAAATCTAGTACGGTGGTTTTGTGCCAAAAATTATGTTGAAAGCTTGGTTTCGACCAGTGGAAAGTAA